In the Chlamydiota bacterium genome, GGGAACTACTATTATTTGCATCCAGTCAGTTTATAATCTTGCATCTTGAACAAACAGGGGAGTCGCATGTTTCTTGAAACCTCAGAGGATACTTATAAAGCCTATCAGCGTTTTCTAAAAAGGGGAGAATACCGAAAGGCCTACCGTGCCTTGGAAAAATTACTCCATGCATTTTCAGATGATACTGATCTGCTAGAGGAGATGATTGATTTTTGCTTGTTGTCACTTAAGAAACCCGAACTGGCTAAGCCATGGCTTCTAAGGCTCATCAAAATTCGTGGATTATGGATCGATTATGCGCTTCTTTGCCAAATAGAAACGAATTGCAACCGTTTCAGTCAAGCGAAGGGATATCTCAAAAAAGCCAAGGAACTCCAAAAGACACAACGGGGAATAAAACCCAGGCGAAACCCCAAAAGGTTTTTGTCTGATCTTGAGGATTGTATTCAGTTTCAGGAAAATCGTGCTGATGCATTCGCTGATCAGGCGGTACAGTCTTTGCTTAAAGAGGTTCAGCTTCCTCATCAAAAGAGCCAACAGAAACGCTCCTCTCTACGGATTCGAAAAGCTGATCCTCAAGTCGAGATCAAGCCTCCAAAATCTTTGCAGGATGTTTCCCTTCCCTCTCAAGCTCAAACTCCGGTCTACAAAATACCCGTGAAGATTGAATTCTTTCAGGAAGAGTCTTGGCTAAAGCTTTTCGAAACTGAGCCGTCTTCATTGAAAGAATATCAACTTTGGCTAGATTATTCCCGCCTTGCCATCCAGAGAGGATTTGATGAGCTTCTGTGTCTACAAGCGATGCAGGGGGTTGAAAAGTACCGGTATCAAATCGAAACGGTGAAAAAGGTATTGAAGCATTTTCATGGAAGGGCTCTTCTATGTGATGAGGTGGGTCTTGGAAAGACCATTGAAGCGGGCATGCTGATCAGAGAGTATCTTTCACGAGGGATGGTAAAGAATGTTCTCATCCTCACTCCGTCTTCTCTCGTTTCACAATGGGCTGAGGAGATGCAGATGAAATTTGGTCTTGAATTCAAGACAACAAGCGATGGGGGATGGACCCAGGACCCCGCAAATTTTTGGAAACAAAAATTGATCATTGCCTCAATTCACACCGCAAAAAGGAATCAAAACGCGTTTCAGGTCGTTGAACAATTTTATGACCTTGTGATCGTTGATGAAGCTCATCATTTGAGGAATCGAACGACCCTCGCATGGCAGTTTGTGAACCAAATCAAGAAGAAATTCATTTTTCTATTAACAGCCACTCCTGTACAGAACAATCTCATCGAACTTTTTAATCTCATCACGCTTCTAAAGCCAGGCCAGTTTAAGACTGAAAAAATTTTTAGGCAGGAATACCTCCCCAAGGGAAACGAGAAGGCCCTAGCTCATCAGGATAAATTAAGGGGGCTCCTTCGGGATGTGATGATTCGAAATACCCGAAGCGCCATAGACCTCAAGCTCCCTAAAAGATTTGCCACAACGATCAGATTAGAGTCGTCGCCTATCGAAAAGGAAATCTATACCCGGCTCAACGATTATCTCTCTTCAAGAAAAGAGGACCTCAGTCAGCCGATGATTTACCTTCTCTTAAGAGAGGCAGGCAGCAGCCCCTTTGCCTTGAAAAGTAGCCTTCAGAATATGCTTCCCAACCTTTTGAAAAGTGGGAATGACCCCATTCCTGTTCAGGAGATTCTTGAGGCCATTTCTCATCTTCAGGATTCCTGTAAGGGAAGGGCGCTCATCGAGTTATTGCAAAAAAAATCTGAAGATAAGAAGGTCATCTTTACCCAATACCTTCAGAGCATGAATTATGTCATGGATCTCTTAGAGAGATGTGAAATTCCTTATGTGACATTCCGGGGAGATCACTCGGCTCAAGCCAAGGAGGAGGCGATTACAAGATTTAAAAACGACGTCCCTGTTCTTATCTCCACAGAATCTGGAGGAGAGGGACGTAACATGCAGTTCTGTAACACCCTCATTAATTTTGATATTCCCTGGAATCCCATGAGAATTGAGCAGAGAATTGGTCGACTCCATCGAATCGGTCAAACCCGGGATGTTTTTATCTTTAATCTGTCTATCAAAGAGACGATCGAAGACTATATTCTCGACATTTTAGAAAATAAGATCAACCTCTTTGAGATGGTGATTGGAGAAATCGAACCGATCCTGGGACATCGGGGAGAAGACAAGGACTTTGAGGAGGTTATTATGGAAATCTGGATGAAGGGGGCTCATCCAGAGCATTTGAAGAGCGGCTTTGAAGAGCTTGGAACTCAGCTCATCAATGCCAAGGGCGAGTATTTGAAATCTCAATCTTTCGTGACGAAAATATTTGGAGAGGATTACGAGATATGACACGGTCTCTTCCTGATTTCCTAGCCGATCTCCTAGAACATTACGACGCCGTTACCGAAAAAAAAGAGGACGGGACTCTTGAGGCCCTTCTTCCTCAGCCTCTCTCGAGAAGACTGGGACAATCTGATTACCTCAAGCTCCGTTTTTCTTATGATGAACTGAATCCTGAAGCTGTGGATGCCTCGTATGATTCAGCACTCTTTACTTCCATTGCATCCTTGGTCGAGGATCGAGGAAGGTTTGCCAGGGTGGTGCTTCGACCTGAACTTCCCAACGTTGAAAAACTCTCGAAGGTCATTCCAGAAAAAATCGATCTTGCAAACGCAACATTTCGACTGGATCAAGTGGAAGAAAAAAATATCTCGTATCTGCTTCTTCATTTCAAATACTCAGGATTGTCTGATGAAAAAGTGGAGGGGATTCTGTCATTGTTGGTTAACGAGATGACCCTATCAACAATCCCCTTTGAGTCTGATCTCATAGGGTTGAGTGAGACGCCAGAGAGGCTTGAGGGGATTGTAAAACAGGAAGTTCGACAGGTATTTCACGCCGCACAGGCTGTAAGCGTTTTGAAGGTCAAGGAGCAACTCAAGGATTTCATCATAAGCCTTGAAAAGAGGCTCAATCGTGATGTCCAAAGAGTAGATGAGTATTATGAAATTCTTCAAGAAGAAATAAAAAAAATGATCGAAAGAAAAGCCGTTTCAGAAGTTATACGCGAAGAGCGAGATGGGGTTTCAAAGACTGGAGAGATCAATAAATTGCAGCATCGGTTAGAAGCTGTTTTGAAAGAACGAGAATGGAAGATTCAGGATTTGGTTTCAAAATATGCTTTGAATATTCGAATCGAGCCCATTTCGGCTTTGCGCATCGAGACCCCGTCCTTTCTCTTCTGGATCAATATCAGGCGACGCCTTTCTTCACGGCCATTTCCAATCACTTATAATCCCATCACTCAACAGATCGATCCTTTGCCTTGCGAGTCCTGTTTTTACCCTGCTAAGCCTTATTCAATCTGTGATGACAAGTTACATATCCTTTGCAAAAACTGCTTAAAGACCTGTTCCCGATGTGGAAAAAAATTCTGTAGTGCTTGTAACGATCATCTCTGCCCAGGGGATAGAGGTTAATGATCCAATCAAAAATATCTATCCGCGGTGCCAGCGAGCACACTCTCAAAAATGTTCATTTAGACCTTCCTCACCATCAATTGATTGTTATAACGGGTGTGAGTGGTTCTGGAAAATCTTCTTTGGTCATGGACACCCTTTATCGAGAGGGGCAGAGAAAATTCTTCGAACTTCTTCCGGGTGATCTTCTTCCTTTCGGCATTCATATTCCACGATCTCAAGTGGACTCCATTGACGGTCTTCCGCCTGTTTTTTGTATGAGCGGGGAATCCTCTCGATCAACTTTACGTTCAACCATTGGTACGGTCACTGAAATAAGTGATTTTTTACGCATTTTGTTTTCAAGGGCGGGTGATATTTTCTGTTATCGATGTCACCGTCAGCTTCGGTCTTATACCCCCCAAGAAATGGTCGAAGAGATTTTAAAACTTCCTAAAAAAACATCGGTGATGATTTTAGCTCCCCTTCCTCAAGATGTCTCTATTGCCTGGCTTCGAAAGGAAGGATTTGTGCGAATTAGAATGGGAGGGGTTGTTGTTTCTCTAGAGGATTTAAAAGACCAGGTTAAAGGACCCATTCAATTGGTGATTGACCGCTTAAATCTCTCTAAGGATTCCAGGGGCCGACTTGCGGATGCTATTGAACTCGCTTTACGATATGGAGAAGGCCTTTTTCAGTGTGCTTCTAAAGACGGGTCTGAAGATCGAAGTTACAGTACGGATATTCGATGTCTAAATTGCAATATTCATTATGGTATTCTTTCTCCCAGCTTTTTTTCTTTTAATAGTCCTCAAGGGGCTTGTTCAAAGTGTCATGGGCTTGGAGTATTGGAAAAAGAAATCGTATGCCCGGAGTGCCAAGGGGCCCGACTCAAAAAAGAGGTTTTGTCCGTTAAATTAGATGCTTATTCTATGGCGGATCTTCAGGAAATGAATCTTTTAGAATTAAATCAAATTTTAAAGAAAATTCATTTTAAGGAGAAAAAAAGACAGGAAGTGGTAAAGGAAGTGATCCCCAGGATTAAGGCTCGTTTGGAGGTTTTAATTGAACTGGGATTGGGTTATTTGAGCTTAGGACGAAGTGTTCCGACTCTTTCCGGAGGAGAAATTCAACGGGTTAGAATGGCTGCTCACATGGCCTCAGGGCTGGTGGGTGTACTTTATGTTTTGGATGAACCAACGATTGGATTACATCCAAGCGAGGTGGATTCCTTGATTCAATTCTTGATGAGGATGAGGGATCAGGGGAATACTTTGGTTGTGATAGAGCATGACGAAGAAGTGATTAAATTAGCGGACCTGCTTGTGGAATTGGGACCAGGGGCGGGTCCTGAAGGGGGAAAAATCATTGCCATAGGAACTCCTCAAAAAATTAAATCATCAGAAAATACACCTACCGCTCAGCTTCTTCAACATGCCCTGAAGACGCCCTTTTCTTTCTCAAGAAAAGAACCAGAAGGTTTTATTCATCTTAAGGGGCTCTCTCGACATAATCTAAAAAACATCCATGCTCAAATTCCTCTGGGTGTTTTTTGCTGCATGACGGGTGTTTCAGGGGCAGGCAAGAGTACTCTGGTAGATTATTTATGTGAGATAGGAAGAGTTCGAGTGAAAAATCATCCGGACCTTGAAAATTTTGATGCAATAAAAAAAATGATTGTCGTTGATTCAAAATCGATTGCGGCTTCTTCGCGATCAATGATTGCAACCTATCTAGGCATTTTTGATGAAATCCGTTCCATTTTTTCCTCTGTCCCAGAAAGTAGAATGAGAGGGTTTACCGCTAAGCGCTTCAGTTTAATGGCTACTGGAGGACGTTGTGAAGCCTGTTTAGGGACGGGGACCACTCATATTGAAATGGTTTTAATGAGTGATCTGGATATTCCTTGCGAGATTTGCCAGGGCCT is a window encoding:
- a CDS encoding DEAD/DEAH box helicase; the protein is MFLETSEDTYKAYQRFLKRGEYRKAYRALEKLLHAFSDDTDLLEEMIDFCLLSLKKPELAKPWLLRLIKIRGLWIDYALLCQIETNCNRFSQAKGYLKKAKELQKTQRGIKPRRNPKRFLSDLEDCIQFQENRADAFADQAVQSLLKEVQLPHQKSQQKRSSLRIRKADPQVEIKPPKSLQDVSLPSQAQTPVYKIPVKIEFFQEESWLKLFETEPSSLKEYQLWLDYSRLAIQRGFDELLCLQAMQGVEKYRYQIETVKKVLKHFHGRALLCDEVGLGKTIEAGMLIREYLSRGMVKNVLILTPSSLVSQWAEEMQMKFGLEFKTTSDGGWTQDPANFWKQKLIIASIHTAKRNQNAFQVVEQFYDLVIVDEAHHLRNRTTLAWQFVNQIKKKFIFLLTATPVQNNLIELFNLITLLKPGQFKTEKIFRQEYLPKGNEKALAHQDKLRGLLRDVMIRNTRSAIDLKLPKRFATTIRLESSPIEKEIYTRLNDYLSSRKEDLSQPMIYLLLREAGSSPFALKSSLQNMLPNLLKSGNDPIPVQEILEAISHLQDSCKGRALIELLQKKSEDKKVIFTQYLQSMNYVMDLLERCEIPYVTFRGDHSAQAKEEAITRFKNDVPVLISTESGGEGRNMQFCNTLINFDIPWNPMRIEQRIGRLHRIGQTRDVFIFNLSIKETIEDYILDILENKINLFEMVIGEIEPILGHRGEDKDFEEVIMEIWMKGAHPEHLKSGFEELGTQLINAKGEYLKSQSFVTKIFGEDYEI
- a CDS encoding excinuclease ABC subunit UvrA; its protein translation is MIQSKISIRGASEHTLKNVHLDLPHHQLIVITGVSGSGKSSLVMDTLYREGQRKFFELLPGDLLPFGIHIPRSQVDSIDGLPPVFCMSGESSRSTLRSTIGTVTEISDFLRILFSRAGDIFCYRCHRQLRSYTPQEMVEEILKLPKKTSVMILAPLPQDVSIAWLRKEGFVRIRMGGVVVSLEDLKDQVKGPIQLVIDRLNLSKDSRGRLADAIELALRYGEGLFQCASKDGSEDRSYSTDIRCLNCNIHYGILSPSFFSFNSPQGACSKCHGLGVLEKEIVCPECQGARLKKEVLSVKLDAYSMADLQEMNLLELNQILKKIHFKEKKRQEVVKEVIPRIKARLEVLIELGLGYLSLGRSVPTLSGGEIQRVRMAAHMASGLVGVLYVLDEPTIGLHPSEVDSLIQFLMRMRDQGNTLVVIEHDEEVIKLADLLVELGPGAGPEGGKIIAIGTPQKIKSSENTPTAQLLQHALKTPFSFSRKEPEGFIHLKGLSRHNLKNIHAQIPLGVFCCMTGVSGAGKSTLVDYLCEIGRVRVKNHPDLENFDAIKKMIVVDSKSIAASSRSMIATYLGIFDEIRSIFSSVPESRMRGFTAKRFSLMATGGRCEACLGTGTTHIEMVLMSDLDIPCEICQGLRYNRETLEVKFKGKNIAEVLEMTANEALLFFKSIYRVVSKINFLDEIGLGYLKLGQSTASLSGGESQRLKLVTELSKHRQKGTLFILDEPSQGLHLSNLYQVLKILFRLRDQGNSILVIEHDLEVIRLADHIIDLGPGAGPEGGKIVAQGTPEEVAKCEGSKTGRYLKKVVLN